In the genome of Streptomyces sp. NBC_00433, the window CGGCGATGTACACGAGCGCGCCGACGCGCTCATGGGTGCCCGCTTTGGTGATCAGGGTCCCACCGTAGGAGTGACCGACCAGCACGATCGGGCCGGGAACGTGGTTGAGCGTGAAGTTGACGCACGCCACGTCGCTTTCGAGCGAGTCGAGGCCGTGCTGCGAGGCGAACACCTCGTGCCCCTCGGCCTGGAGCGTGGGGATGAGCTTGTTGAAGCACGACCCATCCGCCCAGAGTCCGTGGGCGAAGACAATGCTGGGCTTGCCCGTCATGACGTTTCCTCCTACGGAGAGATCAAATATGCAACATTGCACCATATTGCACGTTAAGTGCCTTACTTTTGCGTGATGGCCAGGCGTGTCGCCCGATCCCCATGAGTGGGCGCTCGACCGTCTACCGACGAGATCGGGTCGCGCCCATGTCCGTTCCACGGACTTCGCGTGGGATGCGGCCGAGGGCGCGTCCACCTCCTTATGGTGGGCTGGTGAACCGCCTCCTGCCCTGGCCGCGAAGAGACCAGACCGGTCGGCCACTGGCCAGGACGGACTACGCGGGAGCCCTTTACGGGTCCCTGCTCGCTGCCTCCGTCATCGCAGCGGCCAGCGCGGTCGGTGACTCTCCCCGGCTCCAACTGGTGGTGCTGCTCCTCGTGACCGGCCTGGTCTTCTGGGCCGCGCACGTCTACGCCCACCTCGCCGGCGAACGGCTCGCCGGCCGCCGCCTCGGGTGGGCGGAGGCGCGACGGGTCGGGCGGCGCGAGTGGCCGATCGTCGAGGCGGCGGTACTGCCTGCCGCAGCGGTGGCGCTGAGCCCGCTCCTGGGGCTGGGCCTGAGCGGTACGGCGTGGCTCGCGCTGGCGATCGCCGTGGCGCAGCAGGTCGCCTGGGCCTGCATCGGCGCTCTCCATGCCGGCGCCTCCCGCGCAATGGCGAGCGTCGAGGGCATGGTCAACCTCGTCCTGGGTTTGGCCATCGTGCTGGCGAAGGCGTCCTTGGGACACTGAACATTCCCCACCCCCGGATCCCGAGCAGCATGCCATCGTGCCGCGCCTCGTACGGCAAAGCCGGAGCGGGTCTGTCAAATGAACGGTCTGTTCCGTAGGCGGTGGTGACGTTGCTCCTCCGCCACCACCTTGCTCAGCACATGGGCACGCGTCGGCGCCGCACGGCACGGGCGGGGCGCGCCAGACGGGCGATGGGGCCGGGCGCGCGGGGTCAACCGCGGGGAGAACCAGGCGGGAAAGGGCGCTCTCGGGGGACGAGGGATGCTCCTGGGGGTGGGGTGGTGACGGCCCGTCGGACGGGGGTGGCGCCGGTAGAGTGAGGGACTGGCAGCCGGACCTGGGGTCCGCCGCAGCCATACCCGACGCTGCGGAGGAGTGACCGGTTTGGAGTTCGGTGTACTCGGGCCGTTACGGGTCCGTGACGCGGACCGTGACCACACGCCCACCGCGCCCAAGCAGCGCCAGCTGCTGTCGCTGCTGCTGCTCGACGCGGGCAAGGTCGTCCCGGCCGGCACCTGCGTGACCGAGCTGTGGGGCAGCGCCCCGCCGAGCAGTGCCGCCGCGACCCTGCAGTCGTACGTGCTGTCGCTGCGCCGGATGCTCACCGCGATGCCGAGCGTCGGCAGTGCTCCCGCGGCCCGGCGGCTGCTGGAGACCCGGGAGAACGGCTACTCGCTCGTGGTCCCGGTCGACGCGCTCGACCTGGAGCAGTTCAGGGCGCTGGCACGCCGCGGCACCGCGCTGATGCACCGGGACGACCGCGGCGCCTCCCGGCTGCTGGCACTGGCGCTGGCCCTGTGGCAGGGTCCGGCGCTCGCCGGGGTGCCGGCCGGCCCGGTGCTCGCCGGGCGGCTGCGGGTGCTGCACGAGGAGCTGCTCAGCGTACGGACGCAGCGCATCGACGCGGACCTGAGCCTGGGGCGGCACCGCGAACTGCTCGACGAGCTGGACGGGTTGGCCGCGGGGCAGCCCGCGGAGGAGTACGTCCAGGCGCAGTACATGCTGGCGCTGTACCGCTCGGGCCACCGCGACCGGGCACTGGTGGTGATGGGGCGGCTGCGCCAGGTGCTGCGTGACGAGCTGGGGCTCGAACCGTCCTCGTGGGTGGAGAACCTGCACCTCTCGATGCTGGACGGCGGCCCGTCCGACCGGTTCGGCCCCGGGGAGGCCGGCCCGAGGCGATGACGCCCGAGCGCGTCACTTCGCGCTGTCGCCGATCGCGTCGATCTCGGCCATCAGCATGAGCTCCACCCTGGTCAGCGGAATTCCCCGGCACATCCGCTCCGGGTGCCCGGCAGGCGGGCCGACCACATCCGGCGGCGGCGCCGATTCGGGATATGCCGTGTCCGGATCGGGCATATGGAACCAGAACATGGCGAGGCTCCCGAGCCCCGTGGTTAATTGCTTGAGCAGCCACCGGGAGATGCGTCTCATCCGGTGACAGTAGAGCGCGGCTGCAAAGCCCACATAAAGCGGAACCGGCGCCGCCCGGCCCCGGGCGCTTCGGCCCGTCGGGCCCTGATACCCGGATCCGGACGCTCTGACGTCTTCTGCGGCCTCTGCTCGGGCTTGCGCGCGGACGCTCGCAGCGGCGGTCGCCGGCGGAAAAGAATGCGCCCCTTCGCCTCGGGAACCGTAGGCAGCACGACGGCCGCTCGGTAAGCTCGTCGCATCAGTCATTACCACGGTGACCAGTTCGTTTGGTACGTCACACCCTGTCCGTACGCGCAACAGCACTGCCCGGTGGATCAGTTCGCCGCACCGGGCGACAGGCCACTCCGTCACGGGGACGGGGTGCACGCGATCGTTCAGAGGGGACCACGTGGACAGCCCGAAGGTCTTCGAACCGGCGGCGGGGCACGAGCGGTTGGCGCCCACGGCGGCGCCCTCGGTGTCGCTACGGCTGCTGGGGCCGCTCGAAGTGGTCGCCGGCGCGACGGAAGTGCCGCTCCCCCAGCGCAAACTGCGGCAGCTGCTGGCCACTTTGCTGATCCGGCCGAACGCCACCGTCTCCAGCGACTCGCTGATCCGTGACCTGTGGGGCGACCAGCCGCCGGCCACCGCGGTGTCGGCACTGCGGGTGTACGTCTCGCAGTTGCGCAAGTTCCTCGCACGGCACGGGCTCGACAACTGGTGCATGCTGCGGACCAGGACACCCGGCTACCAACTCGCGCTCGACGACGGCGTCCTGGACACCGTCAGGTTCGAACGGCTGTGCCTGCAAGGCCGCGAGCGCGCCGGCGCCGGCGACCTGGAGGCCGCCTCCCGCCTCTACCGCGAAGCGCTGGCGCTGCGCCGCGGACCCACGCTTGAGGACCTGCGGGACGGTCCCGCGCGGGCGGGTGCCGCCCTGCAGTACGACGAGGCGTGGATAACCGCGCTGCGCCGCCGTATCGACGTCGACCTGACGCTGGGGAGCCACCACGAACTGGTCGGCGAGCTGCGCCGGTTGACGGCCGAGGACCAGCTCGACGAGGGCTTCTGCGCCCGCCTGATGCTCGCGCTGCACCGAAGCGGCCGCAGCGGCGAGGCGCTCGACGTCTACCGGCGCACCCGGGCCCGGCTCATCGAGGAGCTGGGCATCGAGCCCGGTGTGGAGCTGCGCACGGCCCACCGGACCGTACTGTCCGACAACACCCTCGTCCCGGCGGCGGCCGCGACGGTCGGAGACGCGGAGGCGGCCGCGACGGCCTGAGGCCCGTGCCCGGCCCGGCTCAGCGGCCGGGCGCCGTCGGCCGCCGGGCGGTCGCGAGCCGGTCGAGGACCAGGCTGCCGATCTCGGGCCAGCGGTCGGACAGGAAGAAGTGGCCGCCGGTGTAGGTGCGCACCTCGCAGCTCGCCGCGGTGTGCCGCGTCCAGGCCCGCGCCTCCTCGTCGGTCACCCGCGGGTCGCTGTCCCCGGTCAGCACGGTGACCGGGCACCCCAGCGGCGGCCCCTGCGGGTGCCGGTAGGTCTCCACCGCCCGGTAGTCGCTGCGCAGCACCGGCAGCGACATCCGCAGCACCTCCTCGTCCGCGAGCACCTCGGGCGGTGTGCCGTCCAGCGCGCGGATGTCGGCGAGCAGCGCGTCGTCGCTCGCGAGGTGCAGCTTCTCGTCGCGGTACGCCGAGGGCGCCCGCCGCCCGGACGCGAACAGCCGTACGGGCCCGGCGCCGTCGGCCTCCATGCGCCGCGCGACCTCGTAGGCCACGACCGCGCCCATGCTGTGCCCGAATAGCGCGAGGCGCTCCCCGCGCCAGGGGGCCAGGGCCGCTGCGGCACCGTCGGCGAGCTGGGCTATGTCGTCGAGCAGCGGCTCCCGACATCGGTCCTGGCGGCCTGGGTACTGCACACAGAGCACATCGGTCCGCTCCCGCAGTTCCGCGGAGAACGGGTGGAAGAAGCCGGCGGCGCCGCCGGCGTGCGGGAAGCAGACGAGTCGCGCGGGCGAGGCCGTGTACGGGTGGAAGCGGCGCACCCACGTCCGGGTGGTTGCGCCGGTGAGTGTATGCGACACGATTTTCCTCACGTCGTGGTCGTTGACGCCCCGAGCGGGGCGCCGGCTTCTACGGTCCCCCTTCGGCAGGGGGTCCCGACAGGGGCGCGGGGAACTGCGCGACCGGCCGTCGACGGGCTGCACGTCGTCACCGGCCCGAAGGGGCAGTTCGGTCCGTGCCGGACCACCGGCCGATGGTGGGTTGGTCGCGCCGTTCCCCGCGCCCTAGGCCTGCTTCTTCCCTGCCGGGAAGGCTAGGGGACGGTCCAGGTGTCGGTGCCGGCGAGCAGGCCGGCCAGGTCGCCTTCGCCCTGGCGGGTGACGGCGAGGTCGAGTTGCTCGGCCATGTCGGTGTCGTAGACGGGGCGGGTGGTGTCGCGCAGGACACCGATGGGGGTGTGGTGCAGGGTGTCGGGGTCGGCCAGCCGGGACAGGGCGAACGCCGTCGTGGGGCTGGCGGCGTGCGCGTCATGGACGAGGACCTGGTCCGCCGTGGCGTCGGTGACCTCGATCACCGCCAGGTCACCGGTCACAGGGTCGCGCACGACACCTTTGGATCCGAAGCGGATGGGTCGGCCGTGTTCGAGGCGGATGACGGCTTCTTGCGCGGTCGCACTGTCTTTGAGGGCGTCGAAGGCGCCGTCGTTGAAGATGTTGCAGTTCTGGTAGATCTCCACCAGCGCTGTCCCGGGGTGGTCGGCGGCCGCCCGCAGCACCGACTGCAGATGCTTGCGGTCCGAGTCGATGGTGCGGGCCACGAAGCTCGCCTCCGCGCCGATCGCCAGCGACAGCGGGTTGAACGGCGCGTCCAGCGATCCCATCGGTGTGGACTTGGTGATCTTCCCGGTCTCCGACGTCGGGGAGTACTGCCCCTTCGTCAGCCCGTAGATCCGGTTGTTGAACAGCAGGATCTTCAGGTTCACATTCCGCCGCAACGCGTGGATCAGATGGTTCCCGCCGATCGACAGCGCGTCCCCGTCGCCCGTCACCACCCATACCGACAGGTCACGGCGGGACGTGGCAAGCCCCGTCGCGATCGCGGGGGCCCGGCCGTGGATGGAGTGCATACCGTAGGTGTTCATGTAATACGGGAAGCGGGAGGAGCAGCCGATCCCGGAGATGAAGACGATGTTCTCGCGGGCCAGGCCCAGCTCGGGCATGAACGACTGGACGGCGGCCAGGACCGCGTAGTCGCCGCAGCCGGGGCACCAGCGGACTTCCTGGTCGGATTTGAAGTCCTTCATCGACTGCTTGCCGGTCGCTTTGGGGACCAGCGTGAGCGCCTCAGACACTGCCACCCACCTCCTCCTGCTGCTGCTGCTGCGGGTTCATGATCGCGGTGATGGCCTGGGCAAGCTGCTCGGCCTTGAAGGGCAGGCCGGTGACCTGGGTCAGCGAGGAGGTGTCGACCAGGTAGCGGGCCCGCAGCAGATGCGCGAGCTGCCCCAGGTTCATCTCCGGGACCACCACCCGCTCATAGGCGCCCAGCACCTCCCCCAGATTCGCCGGGAACGGGTTCAGGTGCCGCAGGTGGGCCTGGGCGATGTGCTCGCCGCCGCGGCGGATCCGCCGCACCGCCGCCGTGATCGGCCCGTACGTCGACCCCCACCCCACCACCAGCGTCCGCGCACCCCCCGTGGGGTCGTCGACCTGAACGTCGGGCACGGTGATCCCGTCGATCTTCGCCTGCCGGGTACGGACCATCAGATCGTGGTTGGCCGGGTCGTAGGAGATGTTGCCCGTGCCGTCCTGCTTCTCGATCCCCCCGATCCGGTGCTCCAGCCCCGCCGTGCCCGGCACCGCCCACGGCCGCGCCAACGTCTCCGGATCCCGCAGATAGGGCCAGAACGCCTCCGTCCCGTCGGCGTCCACATGATTCGGGCCCTCAGCGAAATCGACCCGCAGATCGGGCAGCTCACCGAC includes:
- a CDS encoding AfsR/SARP family transcriptional regulator, yielding MEFGVLGPLRVRDADRDHTPTAPKQRQLLSLLLLDAGKVVPAGTCVTELWGSAPPSSAAATLQSYVLSLRRMLTAMPSVGSAPAARRLLETRENGYSLVVPVDALDLEQFRALARRGTALMHRDDRGASRLLALALALWQGPALAGVPAGPVLAGRLRVLHEELLSVRTQRIDADLSLGRHRELLDELDGLAAGQPAEEYVQAQYMLALYRSGHRDRALVVMGRLRQVLRDELGLEPSSWVENLHLSMLDGGPSDRFGPGEAGPRR
- a CDS encoding AfsR/SARP family transcriptional regulator — its product is MDSPKVFEPAAGHERLAPTAAPSVSLRLLGPLEVVAGATEVPLPQRKLRQLLATLLIRPNATVSSDSLIRDLWGDQPPATAVSALRVYVSQLRKFLARHGLDNWCMLRTRTPGYQLALDDGVLDTVRFERLCLQGRERAGAGDLEAASRLYREALALRRGPTLEDLRDGPARAGAALQYDEAWITALRRRIDVDLTLGSHHELVGELRRLTAEDQLDEGFCARLMLALHRSGRSGEALDVYRRTRARLIEELGIEPGVELRTAHRTVLSDNTLVPAAAATVGDAEAAATA
- a CDS encoding alpha/beta fold hydrolase, whose product is MSHTLTGATTRTWVRRFHPYTASPARLVCFPHAGGAAGFFHPFSAELRERTDVLCVQYPGRQDRCREPLLDDIAQLADGAAAALAPWRGERLALFGHSMGAVVAYEVARRMEADGAGPVRLFASGRRAPSAYRDEKLHLASDDALLADIRALDGTPPEVLADEEVLRMSLPVLRSDYRAVETYRHPQGPPLGCPVTVLTGDSDPRVTDEEARAWTRHTAASCEVRTYTGGHFFLSDRWPEIGSLVLDRLATARRPTAPGR
- a CDS encoding 2-oxoacid:ferredoxin oxidoreductase subunit beta — protein: MKDFKSDQEVRWCPGCGDYAVLAAVQSFMPELGLARENIVFISGIGCSSRFPYYMNTYGMHSIHGRAPAIATGLATSRRDLSVWVVTGDGDALSIGGNHLIHALRRNVNLKILLFNNRIYGLTKGQYSPTSETGKITKSTPMGSLDAPFNPLSLAIGAEASFVARTIDSDRKHLQSVLRAAADHPGTALVEIYQNCNIFNDGAFDALKDSATAQEAVIRLEHGRPIRFGSKGVVRDPVTGDLAVIEVTDATADQVLVHDAHAASPTTAFALSRLADPDTLHHTPIGVLRDTTRPVYDTDMAEQLDLAVTRQGEGDLAGLLAGTDTWTVP